DNA sequence from the Oryza brachyantha chromosome 5, ObraRS2, whole genome shotgun sequence genome:
CTCCGCACGGGTTCTTCCCTGGATGCGTCGGCGCCTGCAGCTCTCGTCGTCGTTAGGGTTCTAGAAGATTCTTACCGCCGCGTGCCCCTTTTCCGATTGGGATGATTCGTTACCTGGTCTCTGTCATGGCTGCGCTGTGAGCGTGCGGGCCACGGATGCGATGCTcctattagtttttttttcttccggAGCCTCCTGTCGATTTGACCATGATTTATCCGTTTATGACTTTAGCTTTGATAGATTTGGCCATCTGGTTGTCCTTTGGGCTCCTGCGAAACTTCTTCTCGTTGTACATTTATAGGGTTTCTGTTTAGGTTTCGTGCTAAATGTTAAAGCGTTTCCTATTCTGAACTAGCGGTTAGGTCGATGCTGCTGGTTATATCTAGGAACCCAGTCTCCTTTTGTTTCTTATCTTTTGGTTTTAGGAAATAGTTGAGATTATTGGGAGGAAAACAGATGAACTCCTGAAATTTGAAAGAGTGATTATCTATATCTTTCGCAGGAGTATGTAGGATGGAAGGAGTGGAACGAGTTCATGACTTGAGATTTGCCTTTTGGGCCAATTTACTGACCTTTCTAGTAAATATACAGCACGCTAAAGTTAGCTGCTGGACTGGGAAAGATGATTGTGGTAAATTTAGCTTGGCATATTGGCAGTAGCTGGGAAAGAGTGAAATCGTTAGATTGGGAGTGGAGGTGGACCCTCTGGCTTGGCATATTGGCTAAAAGCAGAAACGTTTAGTATTGCTGTTGCTTCCAAAATGGTTATTTACATTATACTTGTGAAATCAGGATGCGCTGTTTCTGCAGGGTTGTTGCTGAGTTTCTGTTCATACAGTATGTTAGGGGTTTTAGTGTATTCGCTTGGGCTCTTGTTGCTCTCTTCTGTGTTCtaatttttgcatttttttaaaaaaatgtgtgcaTCACGGATTGTTCTATTGAAACATTTTCATCATTAGATTTTAGGATGTGCTAACCTTACCAATGGACATGGGGCAAGTGTAACTCTATCATATGTATCTGATGAAACAGACTACTGTATGATATTTACTGATTTTACTGGTCCTATCAATGGGAGTAGGCAACTCAGGCCCACCTTTAGTTTGTTTATATGGTAGTGTTAGAACTTTATAACCTTTGGCTTCTGTATCTCTGTAGTAGCAAGTTTCTGAGATTTCAGTGATTTGTGATATTAGTCTTGGCCTCTACTATTTTATCCTTCAAACTGCATTCATTTTCTGTGATCTGGGAAGTTGAATAAAGATTAACTGCCATAGCTCAAAACAGTTGGCAGCTTATCTATTCCACATATGACTTCTCCACACTATTTTTCTTAGTTTGACTTATACAACTTTGTATGGATGgaattgtatatttgtgttaTAGCTTTTCTTAACAGAAGTCACTCTCCTTGACTCTTGCTGCTAAGTTTATGAGTGTACGGATGATAGTGGATAGGCCAGGAGTGGGTATTGTCAGCTGAATACCTCATTTGTGAAAATCATAATGCAGTTTCTGGAAACAGCATAGAGGtgtcatttatcttatttgctTGTTCAGAGTTTATATGCTGCACCATGACTACATATTAAATATCTTATTTGCTGTCATGCTAGTCAGgtggttgggggggggggggggtgtgaCTAACGCCTAAACTGATTCAGCGGCACCTTGGCGGCCATTTGATACAGAGTAATATGGATGGGAAGATGACGGAGAAGAGATGATAAGAGAGGGTAAGACATGGAAagtgaggaagaagagagtgAGAGGGGCACTAGGGAAACtggaagagaggaagaggaagaaccaagagagaggagaaaggcAGCAGGCCAATCTTCCTGTCCACATTtgctgccccccccccccaccgcCATGTCGTCTGTTGCTGTGTcacagagagggggagaaaggCAGGAGTGAGCAAACAAAACCCTCTCTAATTATGGGTTTTTTATGGGCCAAGAGGGCATATACTACCATTAAATCAGAGCTGTCGGATTTCACTTTCTTTCGGAATCCTAATCTTTCCCATCGTATCGTTGTCTCCTCGATAGTCGACACTTCCGCAcccttcccctccttccttgcCTCTTCCTCGTGATCTCCTTCTCTCCCACGAACTACTTACCTGCGCTCGATGCTCGCCTGCCTAACTTGTCGATTAGGGGCAAGTCGTGGTGGCTGCTCTCGTCCTGGTGCCAAATTGCTGCCGAGTCAGTGCCTAGAGCCGGGTTTTGGAGCACTGTTTGCTGTACACACTTGCACGTATTCTACATATGTTTGAGGCAAATTTGTGGTTGTTCTGTATGCAATACAAACACTCTTTTCTGAATTTCATCTCATATTATTATGCCAATTTTATCTTCGTCCCACATTCTTTTGTTATGTCTTTGTTGATAGTAccatctgttttttttgtcgGTTTAAACTGTCTATATGTGGCAAGCAACCCAATGTAAAccgcttatgtttattttagtttGCTCTGCCAGTTAtgttaaaattgatattttgtgtaccatttttttcagataCTTTTCAAGAGGTAAAGAGCAAGCGtgataagaaaaaagaggtGTGCCCTAATTGCATTATTCGCTTTATTTCATAACCAGCACTCAGCTTTGATTAGGTTGCCCAATACAATTCATTATCATCGCTACCCATGAAGAAGACATTTTGTTCATGTAACGATTTGCTTTTTGTCTGATTGATTCCTTGCGTATAAATTCAGCATATTGAACTAATCTTTTGGAGTTTTGGTTGTCATTTGAAAATCTCTAGCATTGATGAACTTACACCTATAGTTGTTGGCACTTACATAGGTCAAAGAGATTCCTGAGCCAAGATCTCGAGCGACAAGTAATGCTGCCAGTCGAGGTGTAAGAGGCGGTACAGATCGAGGTGGAAGGAACAGTTCTTTCCATTCGAGCTCCATTGGTAATAGGAAACAACACCGTTGTCTTCAATATACATTGGTTGTACTTCCTTGTGacctttttttggttcattttaATATTCAGACAATGTGGCTTCAAGGTCAATCTCGGGGCCTGGTATGACATCAATCAATCCCACTCAGAAGCAGACAGTTCCAAGGTAAAGAGAGCATATCCCTTTTGCTGCATAGTTTAAGAAAAGGATTTTATGCAAGCCTGTATCTTTTGAAGGCATAACATTTTTCTACCTGTCTTTTTCTCGGGAACCTTTGCCTTTTCGTAATATGCTCATTTTGCATTATTGTTGATTCTGCTGCTATATGTAGAATTCCATGCAAactgaatgttttttttttacaaaacaatTCTCTTGTTAGATGAATGTAACTCAGTAGTCCATATGTTTGTATAATTCTTCTGAGACCCTATCATTTGAATGCTGTTTTAGACTCAAATGAACAATATGGTATCTGGATGAATTTGGATGATGCATCACACATGACAGTTAATGCACAATAGAAATTTGATCTGATACAATGATGATTCATAATGTTTTTTTCACTCTTTGGGGGTATCTGTGCTCCTTTTTACATGTAGTTCCTCTGTAAACAAAAGTGTGGTTGCGGATGGACCATCAGTACCGCCACAATCGTCATCTGGGTTTCAGCACGGCTGGTCTGGGACACCAGGTCAGTTGTCAATGGCCGATATTGTGAAAATGGGCAGGCCTCAGGCAAAACAGTCTTCTAGCAAGCCTGCTGTTTCCGCAGACAAAGGATATGCTGGACAATACCCTTCTTTGCCCACTACCGTGAACCAGAACTTGAAACAATCTGCTACCACAGTTTTACCAACAGATCCTGACCAGGGGTTACATTCTGCTCAAGATTCTATTCATGTCAAGGATCACAATCTCTCAGCAGCTGTCAACAAGCAGACCTATGATAATGATTGGCTGCTTGTTGACAGACCTAAGGACGAGCCACAATCAGGAAATCAATCAGCCCTACCTGAGACATCAGGCGACCAGTCATTATATGAGTCATCACTACAGTCATCTACGCTGGTTGCTGGTGTGATTAACCCTCATGAAAATTCTCATTTTGATGAGAACAAACCAGCTGCAATCGCATCGGTAAATGCTTCCGAGAGACACTTGGAACATCATGGAGGCAATTCTGAATATAATGATGAGCTGCTTCAGGACTCGAGTACCTATCTACCGCAGAAGAATTCTCTTACAGAAGATGAAGGTGAGTGTAGATCTGAGTTTACAAACTATGTTTAGCTGTATTTCTTACCAATTACCATTTTGAAATCCAATGATATTTATTTGTAGTGTCCATATGATCTTTGGTGTTATAACTTGTTGCATTTGCTAGCATTGGAAAGGCAGCGTATCATTTATTAGTAAAtactttttgcttatgttggCGTGAAATACAAATTACATCATGTAATTTTACATTACCAATTTCTAAGTTAATATGACAGGTTCATTTATCCCTGGTCATGTTGAATGCATCTCTGTTTCAATAGTTAGGCAGGTAGTCATGGCAACTGGCAAAGTAACCAATTTCACTGGACAAATTAGATCTATGTTAGTTGCTGCACCTTTTTAGCAGTAGACATTCCCCTACTGTCCAAGTAATATCTTCAGAGTTCAGGCGCCATGCTGTTAGATTTCTTTACGAATAGACAGTCATCTTGCACTAAGTTTTGTAACGCATGCTTGTCAGCAATGCATTACTATGTCATAGTTTTGTGTCCAGACATGCAGTTTATTGTGATTATGTTTTTACATCCTATGTTCCTTTTTGGTTGCTTTCTTTTCCTGGATGCTGTTGCATTCTGGCTTTGGCATGAGGGCATGACCTGCATGTGAATGCTAATTTCTCTTTACTGTTCTTGCAGTTGAGGATTCCAATGCTGATGTAGATTTAGCCACAGAAAACTTCCAGGGTCTAATCCTACATAACGAAGAGTTGGTTGCAACAAAATTAGCTGAAGATAACCCTGCAGTTATAATTCCTGATCACCTGCAAGTTACTGGCTCAGATTGTGTGACTTTGAGCTTTGGCAGTTTTGAATCTGGAGCGTTTTCTGGGCTTCTCCCTGTTCCATCAAGGATCCCTGATGATAACAATGTATTGCCTGTTCTAGAGGAATCTGTACCTATAGATCAAATTGATTCAAGGTTAATTTCATTCCTGCTGTCTTTATCCACGGCACATATTGCTTGTGACATGACTGgaatgacttttttttttaatcttgcaGAGATCAAGATTATTATGATAGTGGCACAGTTACTTCACCAGGAAATGAGAACCATGATGATTCTATTATAGGAAGTAACATGGAGAACCTTGATGTACCTTCTGTTTCACAGCCTGATGTCTTGAGACAAGAAGTGCTTGATCATGCTGGTCTTCAATATAACCTACCGTCTGATTCAAGTGCTGCATATGCAAATACTACACAGCCAAGCACAATGGATTCCTCACAAGGAAACGCTGCACACACCCTTTCCCACCTTTCAAATTTGCTGGTAATTGGCCACTTCTTCCTAAAATCTTCATTTTCATCTGTCAATATGTTTCTGAAAGAGAAATTgtttcaaatttgttttagttttttccttGAGAATCTTAAGGAGATTCAAGTATTTTGCTGGTTCGTTAGCTGGTAATCATTTAACTCTTCTTGGACTAGTATGATGTAATTTGTGATAGTTTATTAACAGTTTTTAAGTGGTTTTAGCCAAGCTAAGCTTGCTACAATAAGATATTTAGCAGTTTAACCTTGATATTAGACCCATTCTTTTTCTCATAATAACTCTTATCTCAAGATATCAACCGCAGATGTAAACCATTGCTTCATTCTGGAATTGTCTAGAACATTTGAATTGGCTATTTTTGGCTTCATTAGCTGGTCTTTCTATTCTTCTGCCTTCTGCTTGCATGTTTATTCAAATCAGCTAATTGTGCTCCTACGTAATTCTTACTGAACTTGTTTGTCCCCCAGCAAGCAAATTCATTACACAACAGCCTATTGGGGTCAAACATTGCACCTCTTCGGGACTTGGACTTCACTCTATCACCTTTGCTAGCAGCACAATCTATGGCTACAAAATATAACTCAGCTGCACCAACTACTACTGGACCAGCAATCTCCATGCAAGAGGTAATTTAATTACGCAAGCTCACTTTTTCATGGTGTTTTTTTCCCAGATTCATATTCAAAGAAGTATAACTTTAGGAAGAGAGAGGCCCCACatcctttatttattttaaagatgAATTACAAGGGCGTATGGTGCTGGAAGTTTTTGCCTATGCAGTTATCATTCAGCCACAAGTATATTCTCTAATTTTCttaacataaatatatgtttcagGCTCTGAAGCCTGGAGTTTTCTCGAACACTCAATCTACACAGAATCTTCCAAGTACTAGTGTACCAACAGGGCCTCCTCTTCCTCAGCAATTAGTCCATCCTTACTCTCAGCCAACTGTACCACTGGCGCCTTTTGCGAATATGATTGGGTATCCGTATTTAGCACAGAACTACCCTGCTGCTTACCTACCATCAGCTGCCTTCCAGCAAGCATACTCTAGTAATGGACCTTTCCACCAgtctcctgctgctgctgtaccAGGAGGTGCCATGAAGTACAATATGAATGTGCTGCCGCAGCAATACAAGAACAACCTATCGGCTACAAGCTTACAACAGCAGCCTTCTTCAGTGATCTCTGGTTATGGAGGCTTTGGAAGCTCTAGTAATCTTCAAGGAAATTTCAATCTTAATCAGAATGCTGCCTCTGCATCAACAAATCTTGGGTTCGATGAAGCATTGAGCACACCATACAAAGATCCCAATCAATATATGGCCCTCCAGCAGGTAACAACCGCAAGCAATCCTTGTTTTCCTTCAGAAACTTGATATGCGATATATGTGATAATTCATGAATTACTTGTGATATTCCCTTCAGGGCGACAATTCTGCAATGTGGCTTCATGGTGCTGGTTCAAGAGCTACGTCAGCGGTTCCACCGAGCCACTTCTATGGCTTCCAGGGACAGAGCCAGCAGGGTGGCTTTCGTCAGGCGCAGCAACCGCAGCAGCACTCCCAATTCGGTGGCCATGGGTACCCAGCTTTCTACCACTCTCAAAGCGGTCTGACGCAGGAGCACCACCAGAACCCGGCCGAGGGAGGAGGCCTGAACGGTTTCCAGAGTGCCCAATCACAGCCGTCTCACCAGGGCTGGCAGCAGCACACCGGCTACTGAGTGCTGTAGTACCCTTGTTATAAGTGGGGGTTGCTAGCCGAGCATGGCGTGCGTGTATCCTGACCAGCTGCAGAGTCAAGCAGCTCGGAGTAGCTGAGCCTGTGCCTCGAGCGCTGATGATGGAGGGTCCACGCCATTCAACAACAGTTTCGAGAGTGTTTTTAACATGTTGCGTGTGTTCGTCAGACAGATGATTTATGCTTTGTTTTGATAGCTGAGTTATATGTGCCCAAGTGCAGTCTCTTCTTGTAACTCTCTTCTTGAGACCTAACAGGTGCCGTTCTGATTTCTAAGATCTAGCCGTCTTCTCGACCTTCTCGATGctacttttcctttttcttttttcttctgaatttctgatgtCACAATTGAGTTGCTGTTACTGCAACGCATTCGGTACTGCTTCCGGTGGCTGCTGCTCGTCGGCCGTGTTGGCGATCACGAAGTGCAGAGCGCCGTTGGGCTCTCGCCGGAATGCCCACACGGCGACGTCGTCCATCACACGTATGCCGCGGTCGGCGAGTCTGGTGTTCTCTCTTTGCCGAATCACGGTGTGTCCATTCGAGCCCCTCTTGATCATATCCATGGCGACGGGGGCGGAACGGCTGACGACGACGTGCACGACGAGCCCCGGGGGTCCTTCTTGCCCGTCTTCCTCGGCTTCTTGCCTCCGTCGGGCTCCACCGGCTTCTGCTCTGGCGTCTCCTTCTGGCACTTCTCTTCAACTAGGTTCCCGGCCTTGCGCTCCTCGTCGGAGAGGAGCGGGCAGAGGTGGCGTatgacggcggcgcgcgggaggaggaagcggctCTGCTGCGTGTCGAGATCGGAAGCCTCCACTCACTTCCTGCAGATGAAGTGGAGCGGCAGGTCGTCGCGTAGGCCTAGCGCAGGGAGCAGCTCGCCGCGTATCCACGCCGGTGGCGGCTGGGGCGGGGCATCATCATCTCCCACTCCCCTGCGCGACGcagcgtgcgccgccgcccgtagCGGGACGGCGTCGATGGGCtcctgcgccgcgccgcgtcaaTTCCTGACCTGCCCGTGCTCGCTTCACTCCTTTCCGCGCCGCCGGAGGGACGTGTTCTGCTTCCACAGCATTATTCGTCACGCTCGAGGCATCTGCAACGGCGCTGCGGCACGagttcgtcgtcgccggggctgacggacgccggcgagAGCGAGAAGAAACCGGGGTACCACTTCTTCCCTGAACCTTCTTGGCATCCTTTCGCACTCTTGTCCGCctcatttcctttttccctaTTCGAAAATCTGTCGCCGACTGCATTGGCTGTGCCGCTGTTAACAAGCGTCGGTAAGTTAATTTGCTAGTAGGTCTGTTTAATCTCTCTCCGTTAAATTACTTCCACGGTTCCACGGTTACAGCAATTTTATGCGGCCGCGGGAAatcaagaaaatataaatgaaatcgCTATCATCTTGTCGCGGTGAATTTTGACCGTGGCTACCAAAAGTAAAAACCCAAGAAGCAAATGCATTTGGTCGGAAGTTTATTTCCCCTCCTATATAATATCTCgaccacaaaataaaaatcagacATAAATGACTATCGATTATTAAAACCAACTCATTTTACCTTTCCGAATAGTTTTGACGGTGTTTTTTCTATCTCACGTGATACTTGCGTGATATGACAATAGATGATTTTGTTTAATGTAGCCCATAAAACCATAGGGTTTACATGTAAGTcatagggttaattagatccataccattataaatttatatattttaaaaaatatcattacaattcaactaattgtaaaaatgccattacaattttatgactatttaaaaCACGCAATGCGTACTTTTTCAATgcactttttaattttttggacTATATTGCCCTCCATACTGTTCACCGTACACTTCAGGATAATATTGTAAGTGCAAAGTGTAATTTggtcaaaaaatttctaaatgcACTAAAAGGGTACGCAGTgacatttttaaatagttatgaaaTTGTAATGATATCTTTCTaattagtcgaatagtaatgatatattttaaaatagacagaattataatgacatagatctaattaaccctaagTCATATggacatgaaaaaacaaataaccaTAGAGGTCGCATGTTAATCATCTCCCATCCCTCTCCACCTCTCCCTATGTAGGTGATCGAGCTCATCAAGAGTTGCTGTCGTCTTGCCTCTTATTTCCCCAGCGAGCTTGTTGTTGTTGTCTCGCTAGGAGTTACGATGCTAAACACGCTCCCATCGTGGATCCTTCCCCATCTTCTTTTATAGAGTCTTGCGGCAAGCTCCTTGTTGAGGTGCTACCTTTCCTATAATGGATGTAGCACCCATGCGGAGCAGCGGATAGGTGATGAGAAACACAACTTTGTTTGATCTAAGAGAGGTAGGGTTGGGATAGGGTTTCATCGAACTTTTTTGCTGTCTATGGCTCTATTGTTAGGCCTTGGGCCTCACTGAGCCCCACCACTTAAGCTTGAGCTTCACCCTTAGTCATCGACAATGATGACCCTCTAACGCCGCTAAAGCAATAAGTGAAGGTGAGGAGAAAAGGGAGATAGAGGGTGAGAtgatgtgtgttttttttatttatcaacaTGTGAGTATCGTATTTTTTTGAggtaaaattttcatgtaaGCAAGTAGGTCAAGTCCATGGATCACTAACACCCTATATACAAAAGTCAAATCAACATACTATCGTAGGTATCATGTTGGATAAAACTATGATTTTAAACCATTAGCGGAGACAGTTGGGTAGACGGGGGAGACGATGCACATGCACCCAGTTTTATGGTTGATAGAGTTAATTTAAATCAGAGACTCATCTATATATAAGGGAAGCAAAATGGAATTCTTTCTAATGAGCTGCGCAGCACCCCCAAATCATCTGGCCCAATCTGTTGCTGGCCCATGAAGACGCAG
Encoded proteins:
- the LOC102700994 gene encoding uncharacterized protein LOC102700994; this translates as MTGGGAGGGKGAAAAGPVPAASRKLVQSLKEIVNRPEAEIYAALRDCGMDPDEAVSRLLSQDTFQEVKSKRDKKKEVKEIPEPRSRATSNAASRGVRGGTDRGGRNSSFHSSSIDNVASRSISGPGMTSINPTQKQTVPSSSVNKSVVADGPSVPPQSSSGFQHGWSGTPGQLSMADIVKMGRPQAKQSSSKPAVSADKGYAGQYPSLPTTVNQNLKQSATTVLPTDPDQGLHSAQDSIHVKDHNLSAAVNKQTYDNDWLLVDRPKDEPQSGNQSALPETSGDQSLYESSLQSSTLVAGVINPHENSHFDENKPAAIASVNASERHLEHHGGNSEYNDELLQDSSTYLPQKNSLTEDEVEDSNADVDLATENFQGLILHNEELVATKLAEDNPAVIIPDHLQVTGSDCVTLSFGSFESGAFSGLLPVPSRIPDDNNVLPVLEESVPIDQIDSRDQDYYDSGTVTSPGNENHDDSIIGSNMENLDVPSVSQPDVLRQEVLDHAGLQYNLPSDSSAAYANTTQPSTMDSSQGNAAHTLSHLSNLLQANSLHNSLLGSNIAPLRDLDFTLSPLLAAQSMATKYNSAAPTTTGPAISMQEALKPGVFSNTQSTQNLPSTSVPTGPPLPQQLVHPYSQPTVPLAPFANMIGYPYLAQNYPAAYLPSAAFQQAYSSNGPFHQSPAAAVPGGAMKYNMNVLPQQYKNNLSATSLQQQPSSVISGYGGFGSSSNLQGNFNLNQNAASASTNLGFDEALSTPYKDPNQYMALQQGDNSAMWLHGAGSRATSAVPPSHFYGFQGQSQQGGFRQAQQPQQHSQFGGHGYPAFYHSQSGLTQEHHQNPAEGGGLNGFQSAQSQPSHQGWQQHTGY